One Eremothecium cymbalariae DBVPG#7215 chromosome 2, complete sequence DNA window includes the following coding sequences:
- a CDS encoding Zn(II)2Cys6 transcription factor (similar to Ashbya gossypii AGL206C), which translates to MVVVRYRMRRSKEDALPLAQDSGTFGWYGDSGVKEKTNIVKKTEKRSRNGCLTCRARRKKCDETKPKCIGCQRNLLLCRWSDKEGGSTETSPNGDEVGIKANDGFLNCTLESWEGEYDVGDYYKFISIPSGQVKFEYTVALDKTGCIWRIHSDNGRQRLQKFPTYGQLGKSSITTFSHPLKIVKVQSGPRRVKTIKPFASSTSSTAPVSASDVFSIDSNETTFQKDGGLFDIKPLFDLQLEPYHFERDLQSFGSFLYSSTPFSTVHSNYSYLLYDSNASATYYKQALENSKHGDLSQLKNLKDEDAFLFYVCLKEYIPLLGPQDTSHPMLTTSSTFVPQVENNPVMKELFLCCAASYLEYYSEELFAPLSEQLYENSVLLLSNFLRNHSVTGNEVWLLATFQLMCLRNKLPLRKTVDDCVRCLAKSYVIIRNCYSMQNSGNVVEQLNATSQYSVFNSQFNESANNSRTWEMLHMELEDNTSEIPVLRQDSMVLLPQERTFLESFIYNYSVAIMFATDISQLPSPFRVFKELNLLLKCPIYECPSDWVKSPVLGSTLEAFEILAKVSYISRFPMPVTTSTILEKCRELELMAKYYSNSVIELQSAELLTYQNATLSFLCGLVVARTSYLLVITIIEYETLHVYSPKVQKVVREIMAYLEGIPLDNNIWAILPWPLMVCGFFCCEPDDQSRIRFYLNLLGKLFNLGKGQSMSAHLDKVWRLPMDKWLEQLFNRTELCKVCI; encoded by the coding sequence ATGGTAGTAGTCAGGTACCGTATGCGGCGTTCCAAGGAGGATGCCCTACCTTTAGCCCAAGATTCAGGGACATTTGGATGGTATGGTGATAGTGGTGTAAAGGAGAAGACTAATATAGTCAAAAAAACGGAGAAAAGGTCTAGGAACGGGTGTTTAACATGTCGTGCACGTAGAAAGAAATGTGATGAGACGAAACCCAAGTGCATAGGATGCCAGCGTAATTTGTTATTGTGTAGGTGGTCCGACAAAGAAGGAGGGTCAACTGAAACCTCACCTAATGGTGATGAAGTGGGGATTAAGGCTAACGATGGTTTTTTGAACTGCACACTGGAGAGTTGGGAAGGGGAATATGATGTTGGGGATTATTACAAATTTATTTCGATTCCAAGTGGACAAGTGAAGTTTGAATACACAGTAGCTTTAGATAAAACTGGATGCATTTGGAGAATACATTCAGACAACGGTAGACAACGGTTGCAAAAATTTCCGACCTATGGACAGTTGGGTAAAAGTAGTATAACCACTTTTTCACATCCTCTAAAAATAGTCAAGGTTCAATCAGGTCCTAGACGGGTAAAAACGATAAAACCGTTTGCGTCCAGCACTTCGTCAACCGCGCCTGTTTCAGCTTCAGACgttttttcaattgataGTAATGAAACTACTTTCCAAAAGGATGGTGGActatttgatatcaaacCTCTTTTCGATTTGCAGCTTGAACCATACCATTTTGAACGGGACCTGCAGTCTTTCGGTAGCTTCCTGTATTCTTCAACGCCTTTTAGCACCGTTCATTCCAATTACAGTTATTTGTTATACGATAGTAATGCCAGCGCTACATACTATAAGCAAGCGCTAGAAAATTCAAAACATGGTGATCTATCACAGTTGAAAAACcttaaagatgaagatgccTTCCTTTTCTATGTATGTCTGAAGGAATATATCCCTCTATTGGGTCCGCAAGATACGTCACATCCAATGCTGACAACTAGTTCCACCTTCGTCCCTCAGGTGGAAAATAATCCCGTAATGAAAGAGTTGTTCTTGTGTTGTGCTGCGTCTTATCTCGAATATTATTCTGAAGAATTGTTTGCTCCATTGAGTGAGCAACTATATGAAAACTCAGTTCTGCTTCTCTCTAACTTTTTGCGAAACCATTCAGTCACTGGTAATGAAGTATGGTTGCTTGCAACCTTTCAATTGATGTGTCTACGAAACAAGCTTCCATTGAGAAAAACGGTAGATGATTGTGTCCGGTGCTTGGCCAAGTCGTATGTTATCATAAGAAACTGCTATTCCATGCAGAACTCGGGTAATGTCgttgaacaattgaatGCTACATCCCAGTATTCAGTATTTAACTCTCAATTCAATGAAAGTGCCAACAACAGTCGTACTTGGGAAATGTTGCATATGGAATTGGAAGATAATACTTCAGAAATCCCTGTATTACGTCAAGACTCAATGGTTCTATTACCTCAAGAAAGAACGTTCTTAGAAAGCTTTATTTATAATTATAGTGTTGCAATTATGTTTGCAACTGATATTTCCCAACTTCCTAGCCCATTTCGtgttttcaaagaattaaatCTCCTTCTAAAATGCCCGATCTATGAATGCCCATCAGACTGGGTGAAAAGCCCAGTATTAGGCTCTACTTTGGAagcttttgaaattttggCAAAAGTCTCATACATTTCACGGTTCCCAATGCCCGTAACTACCTCTACTATATTAGAAAAGTGCAGAGAGTTGGAACTGATGGCAAAGTATTACTCGAACTCCGTAATAGAGCTTCAAAGTGCGGAATTACTAACTTATCAAAATGCTACTTTATCGTTTCTATGTGGCCTTGTGGTGGCTAGAACAAGTTATTTATTGGTTATAACAATCATTGAGTATGAAACTCTCCATGTATACTCACCCAAGGTTCAAAAGGTAGTTCGTGAAATCATGGCATATCTGGAGGGAATTCCTTTAGACAATAATATTTGGGCTATTCTGCCATGGCCCTTGATGGTTTGCGGGTTTTTTTGCTGTGAACCAGACGACCAAAGCAGAATACGGTTCTATCTCAACCTTTTAGgtaaacttttcaatttaGGCAAAGGTCAGAGTATGAGCGCACATTTGGACAAAGTCTGGAGACTACCTATGGATAAATGGTTAGAGCAGTTATTCAACAGGACAGAACTTTGCAAAGTATGCATATGA
- a CDS encoding C2H2-type zinc finger protein (similar to Ashbya gossypii AGL207W) yields MFQYSENNEEFDSQNPAVDLYNMCKPITNTWPNPPAVEDSWLVSPISEEVNKSDTNYFTAFFFDYHHELQVQQMKLQQQLQQLQLLEQLIHPGHLLPAVNNQQSVSSLPEADSNNFETTGINTNAIVTNDFGQWITDGQTNSSVPTLFESSLEKDFVDDSVSQTASSASILSIPTDSSSSAAVSPRVTGRRTSVLSSNNVASNLHRYICSDCGKGFARASSLRTHRNIHTGDRPFTCPFKNCGKSFNARSNMLRHHKLHFKTDCGLYMLPNGETTSVKPSSRKLFALSKQQHQKFAALPTV; encoded by the coding sequence ATGTTTCAATACTCTGAAAATAACGAAGAATTTGACTCTCAAAACCCCGCTGTCGATCTTTACAATATGTGTAAACCGATTACAAATACATGGCCTAATCCTCCTGCAGTTGAAGATTCCTGGCTTGTGTCTCCTATATCTGAAGAGGTCAATAAATCAGATACCAACTATTTTACtgcatttttctttgattaCCATCATGAACTACAAGTTCAGCAGATGAAgctacaacaacaattgcAACAACTGCAGCTTCTGGAACAGCTGATTCACCCCGgtcatcttcttccagCGGTGAACAATCAGCAATCTGTATCATCACTGCCTGAAGCAGACTCGAATAATTTCGAAACAACAGGTATTAATACCAATGCCATTGTCACTAATGATTTTGGCCAGTGGATCACAGATGGCCAGACGAATTCATCGGTCCCAACTCTTTTTGAAAGCAGTTTAGAAAAAGATTTTGTGGATGATAGCGTATCGCAAACTGCTAGCTCTGCTTCTATACTTTCAATACCCACAgattcatcctcatctgcAGCCGTTTCGCCGCGAGTAACTGGTAGGAGAACATCAGTTctatcttcaaataacgTTGCTAGCAACCTTCATCGCTACATTTGTTCCGATTGTGGTAAAGGATTTGCAAGGGCTTCCTCCCTAAGGACGCATAGGAACATTCATACTGGTGATAGACCATTTACATGCCCATTCAAAAATTGTGGAAAGTCATTCAATGCAAGATCTAACATGCTAAGGCATCATAAATTGCACTTCAAGACTGATTGCGGACTTTATATGCTGCCAAATGGAGAAACTACGAGCGTTAAACCTTCAAGCAGAAAATTGTTTGCCCTAAGcaagcagcagcatcaaaAGTTCGCAGCACTACCCACAGTTTAG